The sequence below is a genomic window from Xiphophorus maculatus strain JP 163 A chromosome 18, X_maculatus-5.0-male, whole genome shotgun sequence.
CAAGTTTGACGCTATCTGTGACGTCACCAACGAGCGACCATACCCTTTCACATGGTAGCATGCTAAGGTTGTGACTTCTCCTCGCCAAGGTAGTAAAATTCTTACATACTGAAGCTCAAACTAATGCCACGTCGCTTGGGTGAGCTACTGCTAACTTTAAACTTTACGTGCGTACGTTTTTAACGGCTGTCATGACGTCAACTGGGGCAAAAAGCAGCATATTAGCGTCGAGGCTAACCAGTTAGCCACATAGATAAGGCAGTTTGTTTTGACATCTCCTGAAGGCATGGTCGTCTGTGGTGCGATGTGGAGCATTGGTGGGCAGTCAAACATGTCGGCACATCTATTGTAACAATTCATCAAATATCAAGCCAAGTTTGTTTGCATAGTGCATTTAAGCAACCAGGCGGTTCAAAGTGCTCCACTTTATAAAACATAACACCAAGACcaaccaaaaaagaaacataacaatacagtgaaaaaataaacacacttttaATAAGTTATAGggataataataaagtaaattcagttccattaaaaaaatactcgTATCCGAGTGCCTCTGTCGGGATCTCTGGTAGCAGTCAGCTTTGCAAcgaatctgaagaggcctctgactgaagactgccAGTGTCTATGCAGCAGAGACAGTATTCCACAGTAGCACGTCCTGGACGGCAGCATCAGTTGTTGACAAGCACTTATAATCCATTTacttttgctgcttctctttaaaTCTGTCTGGCAGTACGGATAGAAAGCCTGGCAGAGAGACGTTGGGTTTGGGGATTTGATCCTTATATGATTCTTGCTCTTGTGAACGAATTGTCAACGGGAAGGCTGGTCAGTTCTATAGTTGGGTTAATAAATCCATTAAGGTGTAACATAATGGTATGATGTTCTATTTAATTAAGTAACAACCtaaaaatggcaaataaatAGCTTCTGTTTGCTCTTTATAGTGAAAAAACCTCTTCATGGTGTTTTCCCATTGATTTATGTTGCGTTTTATTTCATCAGAATGCATCTCTAtacatttttctgtgtgtgaaaatatatttatacaaattaTTACTACAAACAGGAATATTTAATGAGCATTCAAATTTTTAGAGCTGTATTGCAGAAGCTACGTGAGAGCGACATTCccattttcagttattttacatgttgaagtattaaaataataattacaaaagaaaaggaaagaaaatttaattaatcaCCCAGGTTAGGTTTTACTctcacatttaatttgaaaagcagaaatcagAGCTGAACTGTCTtgaaactaatatttattttgtctgcaCTGAGCTTTCAATTTTAATGATATCATACGCCTATTTTATTACTGCctgatatatttaaaatgtttactatGTAGTTACCAGTCTAACTACTTAGTCTAAATGTAGCATGcgatgttaaaataaatgactatgattttgtgtttttaccttCCCGAATGTGGTCAGTATGGGCAGCCTGTGGTCTGAGGGCCACTCCTCCTCCATCCTCTGTGTCGGTGCGTCTCCGGGCCCAGAGGGCCTGATCGCTTCTGGTGCCGAGGGCGGAGAGGTGACGGTGTGGACTCAAGAGGGCGCCGTGGTCGGGCGTCTGGCTCTCCCCGGACAGGAGGACGTTACCAGCGCAGCGTTCTCACCCGCAGCCTCCTCCCACCTGTACGTGTCGCACGGAGACGGGGTGAGCGTGTTCGACCCCCGGAACCTGAAGGGCCCGGTGGAGGATTTCCGCGGTGCAGGGGAGGAGGAGATTAATGCCGTAGCTCTGAATGAGACTGGCTCAAACGTGGCCGTGGCCGATGACTCTGGGGCGGTGAGGATACTCGAGATTCCAGGTGGGAAAGTGTGCCGGAGTCTCCgcagacacacaaacatctgCTCCTCCGTGGCTTTCCGACCTCACAGACCCAATAACCTCGTCTCTGTGGGACTGGACATGCAGGTGAGCGAACGAGATTTAAGAGTGTGAATGTCACCTAGTTTATATCGTTtgacctttttacattttattgggCTACAACCAcctgctttaatgtgttttattgagcacgtaggcctgtcacgatagcaaattttgctgaacgattaattgtctcaaaaattattgcgataaacgataatattgtttgaagacctttttacactgaaaatgatttaataatgcatgcgatttcttgccaaagttagatacactttattttcaaaagaacactaaacactggaactggtaaacaaaataaacaaaacaaccaaaaacaaaaatcaaatagattctcagtctccataaacaaaaaatgtactggaaaaaaaactaaacataaagccaaagtgtaaataaatactgcattcaaccaaaagagggcagattatgaagtctgtatattgtgttgcccttcagtaataattagatttaaatagagaagatgggcacatcgactacatgatgcaatagttcacattacacgattttttgctactatttttccccttacaacaatcttaaaacgttgatctttctaagattgtgtggtgtgttatggtagatcatcatcgttgccgctccgatctaaatcaggggttttctgcgactgggatcttaatgcagcctgttgaatgtgacaggcagccaatcagaaagcgcagaTTCTCCTCAGCGTTTTCTGAGGGTAAAttatggaggggaatcccaaacagctgacacggcgcaacccgaagtccagtggacattggagatgatacgtggaaacaacattaatgtttattcaacatgcaaagaatatagaaatgacaaggggaggagttggagcgaaaccagtaacttttcagctgttctttgttaaagtgacgtaaataggttctaaagattttcattcagtcaggactttacgctgacactggtcacatgcattgcaggtagattgtagtaatgcattgattaatgcctggttttaaaattagttcactggacttgtagccattattttgtgcccattgttggacatcacatggcaggaccgaacccgatcgaaccattatacctaggatttctgtcggctaatgtgtgatctgtcagctctaagatcgtgtcgtgtgcgctgggctttacactaaggaaatgaggaagggagggtcagtggagagaaccggagttgagccttttttcattcagtgtcattaacagaaagaggaaaaggccggaagagacgataatgccgataattaaaatgacgtcggtagttttaatttatcgtacgattaattgatttatcgtttatcgtgacaggcctatgagCACGTGATTGCaaggtggaaggaaaacagtATGTGGTGTTCAAGACTTTTTAGGAAAACAACTTTCTCAAAACTGACTTTCTCTGACAAACCTCAGGGCTtcagagaacagctggatttaaatttagatttaattacacacaggtgaCTACTAGGGAAATTAGATTCACTGGGTTTTACTTAAGGGCATCAAAGTAAAAGTGAGTTTGATGCAAATACATGTATAGATTTCAGATTTGTCTCTCCAAACCTTGTGTACATAAAATTATGATCATTTTATATCATCATTACTTCATTAATAAAGCTCTACTTTCTGTTGGTTAGTGCTGGGCAAtattgcttaaaaatgaaatttcagatttgtttataccaaatttgatttttgatttaaactttttttcccccttacaaaaataaaaattttagaaaatatatttttaaaaaactggcttttattttgataattccTTCTGTGACTTGAATtcaaagttgaaataaatagaagctgtaaaagaCGCTCGTTAAAACCCACACTCTGGATTTTCCAAAAGTTAAATCTTCAAAAGCAGAGAATGTGATTAATCTGTAAAAATCGATTTAGCGCCCAGACCTAGTGTCGCTTTACAATGTGAGATAATTTACAATATATGGAAGTTTGTTATAATGtggcataataaaaaaatgttcaggagTAATAGACACTTTGATAGCGCTCTGCTGATCAGCCTTTCATTGCGATATCTGTCTACTTTGCTGTTCCAGGTGATTCTGTGGGGTCTGCAGAAGACCCGCCCACTGTGGACTCTCAACCTGCAGGACGCGGCAGAAGAAGCGGGCGACCAGCAGCGGCCGGGCCAGCTCTTCAACCCCCCTCTGGCTCACTGCATTTCAGTGTCGGGCTGCGGCAACGTTTTGGGCTGCGCCGCCGAGGACGGCCGGGTCCACTTGATGCGGATCGGCGGCGGCTCCAAACTGGAGCAGCACGGAGCCGTCAAGGCTCACACTCAGGGAGCCTCCCAGGCCCATTTCATCAGCTTCCTCTCCCACCCTCACTGGATGGTCACCGGGGGAAACGACGGCCTCGTGGCCCTCTGGGACCTCAGCAAGCACCCGGTGGTAAATCCAGAGGGAAAAACACAAACGACGGCTCCTCAGCGCCGCAAAGGtaagagcagcaggaggagaagaGAGCAGGCTCAGGAGAAGTCGAAGCAGAAGTCGGACGAGGAGGACGAAGCAGCTGCGAAGGACCAGGAGTCGCcgatggaggaggagacgaCGTCTGGACCCAAACTGAGCATCAGTCACGGGGACAAGGTGAACTGGCTGTGCCCCGCTGTGCTGAAAGGAGAACCAAGCGTGATAGTTGCAGATCAGAGCACCAATCTGACCGTCTACCCTCTGTCTCAGCTTTAGGTTCAAGCACGctactttttcttctgttgataaaagaaattaacattttatttggtgaatttttttttttttttcctctccaaatTTTGTTTGACTTTCGGGTCGctcttcatttatttgtttctgtgtctttaaaaCTAGATGCAAACATTTATATATGGCTTCAATATGCGTTGTGCTTTTTTGCCTGCGTGTGGGCTCCTTTGAAATAAACTCattgaaataaatgtcttaaaaatggttttattgaCTGTAAAACAACCACATCTGACTTGAGAAATTTGCATTAAACGTTGTCTGCAGCTCCTTTTTacagagtgaaataaaaaataacaccaGATGTTAAAATgaaggcaggaaaaaaaagatgttccaGATAATATTTGATTCAAAGCAGCACGTTTTTATgttaatatatgtatatatacgtatattCCTCTTCACATATTGCACTCCCTGGTGAGAaggctgtaaaaataaatttagctttGCTTACTTTTAACCCTTCTGCGGTCTCAGAAGATGTCACGGACAGACAGCGGAGAAGCGGGGGGCTTGTCCCGTGagaccgtcagttcccgaaaccacacacaaaagaaaaacctcaaagGTGCGGACCGCGTACAGGGTAAAAAAAACTTGTAGAGTCCAGATGATGTTTCTTAAGACTGCAGGCAGGTTTCAGAGAGTAAGAGAAATTTAAcccttaatttattttgaaaggaggAGGAAACCTCAAAATTAGGTTTTAGAGCTGCTGATGacttttttctccttgttttcaGGCCACTTGACTTCATGACTTTTAACAATGTTGACAATGAGAAACGGTCACACCATCACAGGCCCTCCGCCATGTTTAACAGTGAATATGAGGTCCTTTGTTTCAGGCCTGACCCAACTCTACCTCCGCCACCGTCCTTCCTGCTCCGTGTGCTGGCAAGAAAAAGGTGGGTTCTTTTCCTTTTGTCAATTAGTGCTCTAACTGTAGATGTCataacaaaaaagtattttaatctttaattgcTCTTATTGTCAATAATGGGTGGATATTTTCTGTTACTATTTCCAAACAAAACTTGAATAACAtgctctcttgtctttcccatctTGAAAAGAGTAGTTAAGTCATTTCACTAACTGATAGTTTGAGACGCTCTGAACTTTCAGAACTATAAAGTATATAAAGTGTGAGACAGTATCAGTGATTCCAGGCTGgatttttctcaattttcagCGTGAGATTATGATGCTTCAGTTTTAACACTTCCAACATTTGTATCTTGTATAGACTATCACTCTATTCAATACTTGCCCTTTCTTTACCAATTTACAAAACCACACAGAATGGTTTTCACACGTTTAattcaaacaaaagttttttttcactaaGGCAAAACGACAGTAAACGCATACATTCATTTTAAACGTTCAAACAACCGAGCCATTTCTTCTGCAAAACATGTCGGATTGAAAATAAGGACGAGGAGGAAAGGAAAAGGGCAAACAGTCCAAGTTAAAGAAGAAACGCAATGCACACCTGTCTATTTTTCACAAGGCAGTTTACAGCTTTTCTCTTTAATAACGCCAGCCACACAACAGCAAAGTCTGTTCTTACAGATTTCACAAAGAAGCAAAGCAAAACTTTGCGCTGAACAAGCCGGATCAGAGGAACCATAATGTCCGCAATTATCCAATTGTCTGTTAAACTCATAAGTCTGGATGATTTCCCAACgtttaaaaatctttcttgTGGTGCGCGGATGTTTAAATGGAGTTAAGAGGTTGAGGTTGCACAGAGCCAGAGAAGCGTCTCGTCTCCCCTCCTCTGATTATTGGGGAGGACAGCAGACGCTCCCCGTCTGAGGTTTGTGCCTGTTGAGGCAGAAATGCGTCCAGTGAGTTGAGCTGCGGCGTTTCACAGTTTAGCCAGGCTCTTCTCCAGGCTCTCGATGTCAGCGTCGCCGTCTTTACCCTTGCTGCCGCGGGCGCTGCACTCCAGGAACTCCACCTTCATGGGCAGCTGGCTGAACTCGAAATCCTTGCCTTTTTTCCCCAGATACACGCTGCCGCCTACGGAGCCATCCTGGGCGCTCAGAGCTGCCGAGCGGGTCACTCTCAACGTGTTCCTGCGGGGGAAAACGGcagtatttattaataaaatacctCTTTGGTTTTTTTGCTTAAAGTGGAACATTTGCGCTTCATTCACAGGTTGTCAAATTCAAGCAGTTCTTTGGTCTCTAATAGACCTGAACATTGACCATTTCATGTTGCAAAACGTATCTTCCTTCATCTCCCTTCATCCCATTCCTAATCCATAGGGTTTAATATAAAGCTGCCCCACCCTTTGCAGCTGTGACAACATCTGGGAAGGCTTTCCACGAGGGTTAGGTGCGTTTGCGTGAATATTTTGCCGTTCTTTCATTcttgaggtcagacactgacgTTGGATGAGAAGTTCTGATTAGACGCCTCTGCTGTAATTCTTGAGGCCAGGACTGTGTGTTTAGTTCCTCATTGTCAAACTTGATCATCCGTGTCTTTATGGACTTTGATCTGAGCAACTGGTGCAAAGTCAGGTTGGATCAAGGAGAAAGTATCAACAAAATGGTACCGCAGAGTAGGAAACAGGGAATTGTCCAAAAGGTCTTGGTAAATGGAAGCATAAGGAGTTCCTTTCACTGAGCCTCGACTCCTCAAGTTTTCCcgactggatttttttttttgcaaaagccTGTTTCAGTGATTGAGATATTTGAACTAATACTTGTGGCATTACCTTACTTAGGTCTTATTTATATACAGAAATTAGGATGAAGCAAGGTGAATACTAGCTGGCGTCAATGCAGACATTGTGAATTTGTAAAAGCAGGTTAATACGTCATCGGCAAGACCTGGTAGATTCAAAATTAACATTAATGGTggaagtttttaaattttaaagtagACACTTACAGTTccttctccagctgctgctgaatcaGTTTGGCAGATTTTGCCATCGCAACATCTACGCAGAAGAAGAGATAATTAAATGAGGTCACTGTGTTACAGGTAGATAGTGTAGGATAAAATATCACACAAAGAGTAGGTAAGTGGTTGAGtttaatggtaaaaaaaaataaagtttcgaTTCACCTTGTTTGTTGCATATCACCAGCAGAGTTGGAGTGATTCTGCAGACCACCGGGTCCGTCAACAACATGTAGAGGAACTCGGCCACATCTCTGACCTCCTTCTGGAAGATGGCGCTGTCCACCACAAACACGATAGCTCTGGAAAGACAACAGGCAAGTTAATCCAGTGATGATCACAAcaggatttaaaattaaaaattaaatttaaaatttttttatattttagaaattataatgttttaaaagttaagcTTTGGACAGgtttaacttatttttcatgATCCGAACAACATAAGGAGAAAAGTGTAAAGACGTAGCCACACAGGAGGCTCTCACCTGGCTGCAGACTTGAACTTCTCCAGGTACTGAGACCGCAGGCTGTCATGTCCCGGGAGGTCTATCAGAGTCCAGGTGCAGCTCTgaaaggaaggaggaaaactGTGGATCACTGTCAACATACAACGACAACAAAGCAgtgaattaagaaaaaaacaaatcacaccactttaatgttttcacaacTGGTGATGTTATAACCACCCACTCCCAAGTTGGCCAACACAGAGTACTACGCAACTATAAATTAAGGGCGGAGGGCATATGtggttttctaaatgtttgaaGAGACgaaaatctcaaaagtgtggtgtgcattgtTGCCCCTTTTACTCTCATACCCTGAATAACATCCAGTAAAAAAGGCTTTCAGTACTTTAATGATATTAACGTTTATGGAAGGCATTGTTGCAGCAGTCTGTGACTCACTCTGTCGTTTTTAGCTTTGTATGGAGCGCTGCTGTCCGTGATGGAGGTCTGTGTGCGCTTGAACTTCCCTGACAGCAGCTGGAGAGACATAAAGacaacaaagtttaaaataaaggaaCCCCCCCCAGCACTCCTGTAGTCCTGTTGATAGCAACGTGGCCAGGGCTCACCCGGATAAACAGGAGGGTTTTCCCAGAGTCACACAGTCCCACCAGCAGCACGGCGCTCCGGACGGTTTTACTGGTTAAAAAGTACTTCAAgaagactgaaataaatgtgaaaattaaattcagtttggCGGGCAGGCAGTGAGCAAAAGCAGCCGCTTGAATGACTTCCTTGTTCGTGTTTGTTTAAACAACAAGCTTGCGGTTTTAAACAGTGTTTAAAATGCTGAAGACATAGCATAAGTTGTTGCTGAGAGCACAGCTTTATATTTGCCCGACAGTTTTTCCACTCGCTAAGCTACATGCTAAAGCTAGCCTGctaagctaacaagctaacgTGGGCTGCAAGTTCCTACCGCAGGTGATGACAACCACGG
It includes:
- the wdr53 gene encoding WD repeat-containing protein 53; translated protein: MGSLWSEGHSSSILCVGASPGPEGLIASGAEGGEVTVWTQEGAVVGRLALPGQEDVTSAAFSPAASSHLYVSHGDGVSVFDPRNLKGPVEDFRGAGEEEINAVALNETGSNVAVADDSGAVRILEIPGGKVCRSLRRHTNICSSVAFRPHRPNNLVSVGLDMQVILWGLQKTRPLWTLNLQDAAEEAGDQQRPGQLFNPPLAHCISVSGCGNVLGCAAEDGRVHLMRIGGGSKLEQHGAVKAHTQGASQAHFISFLSHPHWMVTGGNDGLVALWDLSKHPVVNPEGKTQTTAPQRRKGKSSRRRREQAQEKSKQKSDEEDEAAAKDQESPMEEETTSGPKLSISHGDKVNWLCPAVLKGEPSVIVADQSTNLTVYPLSQL
- the srprb gene encoding signal recognition particle receptor subunit beta, producing MTENPLEPYIESLRRQLEEQDPVVLVGVIVALAVVVITCVFLKYFLTSKTVRSAVLLVGLCDSGKTLLFIRLLSGKFKRTQTSITDSSAPYKAKNDRSCTWTLIDLPGHDSLRSQYLEKFKSAARAIVFVVDSAIFQKEVRDVAEFLYMLLTDPVVCRITPTLLVICNKQDVAMAKSAKLIQQQLEKELNTLRVTRSAALSAQDGSVGGSVYLGKKGKDFEFSQLPMKVEFLECSARGSKGKDGDADIESLEKSLAKL